In Deltaproteobacteria bacterium, a single genomic region encodes these proteins:
- a CDS encoding COX15/CtaA family protein, with the protein MKPLRLALATAIATWILLLIGGLVNPMGASMACPDWYFIPTCNGELLPEMKGGVLYEHGHRLWASWVGILTLALAIVTWKSKHADATAKRYAVVALLLVCVQGALGGITVKLNLSSAVSTLHLSTAMAFFLLLIALVVRLLPGDRAVGSKPSERGLVLAATVAVFAQIMLGGLVRHLGAGLICGDDIIGCGPGGWTKQPLAHLHMTHRFVAYALVPLVLLAARHAGRQAAAVGNIAAARIARWPAVLIAVQIGLGLATIASGRSAAIVTFHTGVGALVLASLWTCWLLLGRTAARSESGRGR; encoded by the coding sequence GTGAAACCGCTGCGTCTCGCGCTCGCCACCGCGATTGCGACCTGGATCCTCCTGCTCATCGGTGGGCTCGTGAACCCGATGGGCGCGTCGATGGCGTGCCCGGACTGGTACTTCATCCCGACCTGCAACGGCGAGCTGTTGCCCGAGATGAAGGGCGGCGTGCTGTACGAGCACGGCCACCGTCTGTGGGCCTCGTGGGTCGGCATCCTCACGCTCGCGCTGGCGATCGTCACGTGGAAGAGCAAGCACGCCGACGCCACCGCCAAGCGCTACGCCGTGGTCGCCTTGCTGCTGGTCTGCGTGCAGGGGGCGCTCGGCGGCATCACCGTCAAGCTCAACCTCTCGAGCGCGGTGTCGACGCTGCACCTGTCGACCGCGATGGCGTTCTTCCTGCTGCTCATCGCGCTGGTGGTGCGGTTGCTGCCAGGCGATCGTGCGGTCGGTTCGAAGCCGAGCGAGCGCGGCCTGGTGCTCGCCGCGACCGTCGCCGTGTTCGCGCAGATCATGCTGGGTGGGCTCGTGCGCCACCTCGGTGCCGGCCTCATCTGTGGCGATGACATCATCGGATGCGGCCCGGGCGGTTGGACCAAGCAGCCGCTCGCGCACCTGCACATGACCCATCGCTTCGTGGCCTACGCCCTGGTGCCGCTGGTGCTGCTCGCCGCCCGCCACGCCGGACGCCAAGCCGCCGCCGTCGGTAACATCGCGGCCGCTCGGATCGCCAGGTGGCCAGCCGTGCTCATCGCCGTGCAGATCGGACTCGGCCTCGCGACCATCGCGAGCGGACGCAGTGCGGCGATCGTCACGTTCCACACCGGCGTGGGGGCACTGGTGCTGGCGAGCCTGTGGACCTGCTGGCTGCTGCTCGGTCGCACCGCGGCGCGCAGCGAGTCGGGGAGGGGTCGATGA
- the cyoE gene encoding protoheme IX farnesyltransferase, with the protein MSGSRDPLRALWALTKPSVTRMCVLTTLGGLMLAPGRVSWVTGACALFGTAAAVGGANAFNMWWERDADAKMSRTRRRPLPARVLPPTIALRFAWLLSVVAIAVLWLGTNLLTALLAAGAIASYVLVYTPLKYRTPAALVIGAIPGAAPPLLGWTAVTNSIDAPALVLTAILFLWQLPHFIAIALYRADDYAKAGIRVVPVVRGPAIAKIQAVAWSMVLVPVSLLLVPMGIAGDHYLLAAFVLGSAFLGWAFSGLDDRAGVRWARGYFFASLVYLPALVIALVLDVRV; encoded by the coding sequence ATGAGCGGCTCGCGGGATCCCCTGCGCGCGCTGTGGGCCCTCACCAAGCCCAGCGTCACACGCATGTGCGTGCTGACGACCCTCGGCGGGTTGATGCTCGCGCCCGGGCGCGTCTCGTGGGTGACCGGCGCGTGCGCGCTGTTCGGCACCGCGGCCGCGGTCGGTGGCGCCAACGCGTTCAACATGTGGTGGGAGCGCGACGCCGACGCGAAGATGTCGCGCACCCGCCGACGACCGCTGCCGGCACGCGTGCTGCCGCCCACGATCGCGCTGCGCTTCGCGTGGCTGCTCTCGGTGGTGGCGATCGCGGTGCTGTGGCTCGGTACCAACCTGCTGACGGCGCTGCTCGCCGCGGGGGCGATCGCGTCGTACGTGCTGGTCTACACCCCGCTCAAGTACCGCACGCCGGCTGCGCTGGTCATCGGGGCCATCCCTGGCGCCGCGCCGCCGCTGTTGGGCTGGACCGCGGTCACCAACTCGATCGACGCGCCCGCGCTGGTGCTCACCGCGATCCTCTTCCTGTGGCAGCTGCCCCACTTCATCGCGATCGCGCTGTACCGCGCCGACGACTACGCCAAGGCCGGCATCCGCGTGGTGCCGGTGGTGCGCGGCCCTGCGATTGCGAAGATCCAGGCGGTCGCGTGGAGCATGGTGTTGGTGCCGGTCTCGCTGCTGCTGGTGCCGATGGGCATCGCCGGTGACCACTACTTGCTGGCCGCGTTCGTGCTGGGCTCGGCGTTCCTCGGTTGGGCCTTCTCCGGGCTCGACGATCGCGCGGGTGTCCGCTGGGCCCGCGGCTACTTCTTCGCCTCGCTGGTGTACCTGCCAGCCCTCGTCATCGCGCTCGTCCTCGACGTGCGCGTCTAA